A single region of the Halorubrum depositum genome encodes:
- a CDS encoding histidine kinase N-terminal 7TM domain-containing protein translates to MLDLVPAWPAVGSLAGGAGALGLALAIREHRGRPGVDWFLGVFAAQATWCLSYGLGLLVADPTLRAVLEGTTWLGIVWTGIAFLGFALEYTGRSDVVRSRLFAAVVGFGLLSTALLATNPLHGAFWTGFEIDPAFGVSTASYAFGLWAYLVVAVETVLVASAVFLLVDTLLSYGPLYRRESAAVALSSLPPGLALVAWTLELGPVPQLQLAPLMFVPHVLLDAYAFDRAEMFDRNPTTSRAAERTAIDDLADPIVALALDRRVVRLNPAAEALLGADAETARDRPLDAFLDPSVGTGGEGDEGEEGGARETVEVDAGHGAGRRTYAVSASPLTDPSGTRVGYTVVFSDVTERERRRQQLEVLNRVLRHNLRNDAGVVHGYGGLLADRLEDPELARMADAIERRSGALAALGEKAGTVERLLADGAASAVAVDELVEGVVAETREREPDATVEFDAERDPEAGGGERAWGWTTRVRADALRAVVENTVENAVVHHDGEGVERADGGPWVRVTLGREGGGGGETDGPARFRLTVADDGPGIPDHEVEAVESGRETALEHGSGLGLWVVAWGAAAVGADVDYAEREPRGTAVTVSIPVVNEE, encoded by the coding sequence ATGCTCGACCTCGTTCCCGCGTGGCCCGCCGTCGGTTCGCTCGCCGGCGGGGCGGGGGCGCTCGGCCTCGCGCTGGCGATCCGCGAACACCGGGGTCGCCCGGGGGTCGACTGGTTCCTCGGCGTGTTCGCCGCACAGGCGACGTGGTGTCTCTCGTACGGCCTCGGCCTCCTCGTCGCGGACCCGACGCTCCGGGCGGTCCTGGAGGGGACGACGTGGCTCGGGATCGTCTGGACCGGGATCGCCTTCCTCGGCTTCGCGCTGGAGTACACCGGCCGGAGCGACGTGGTCCGGAGCCGCCTCTTCGCCGCGGTCGTCGGCTTCGGGCTCCTCTCGACGGCCCTCCTCGCCACGAACCCGCTTCACGGGGCGTTCTGGACCGGGTTCGAGATCGACCCCGCGTTCGGCGTCTCCACGGCCTCGTACGCGTTCGGCCTCTGGGCGTACCTCGTCGTCGCCGTCGAGACCGTGCTCGTCGCCAGCGCCGTCTTCCTCCTCGTCGACACTCTGCTCAGCTACGGCCCGCTGTACCGCCGGGAGAGCGCGGCGGTCGCGCTGAGCTCGCTGCCGCCGGGACTTGCGCTCGTCGCGTGGACGCTGGAGCTCGGGCCGGTGCCGCAGCTCCAGCTCGCCCCCCTGATGTTCGTCCCGCACGTGCTGCTGGACGCGTACGCGTTCGACCGCGCGGAAATGTTCGACCGTAACCCGACGACCAGCCGCGCCGCGGAGCGCACCGCGATCGACGACCTCGCCGACCCCATCGTCGCGCTCGCGCTCGACCGGCGCGTCGTCCGGCTCAACCCCGCGGCCGAGGCGCTGCTCGGCGCCGACGCCGAAACCGCCCGCGACCGCCCGCTGGACGCGTTCCTCGACCCCTCGGTCGGGACGGGCGGGGAAGGCGACGAGGGCGAGGAGGGCGGCGCCCGCGAGACGGTCGAGGTCGACGCCGGCCACGGCGCAGGGCGCCGCACGTACGCGGTGTCGGCCTCGCCGCTGACCGACCCCAGCGGGACGCGCGTCGGCTACACGGTCGTCTTCTCCGACGTGACGGAGCGGGAGCGGCGCCGCCAGCAGCTGGAGGTGTTGAACCGCGTTCTCCGGCACAACCTGCGGAACGACGCCGGCGTCGTCCACGGCTACGGCGGGCTGCTCGCCGACCGCCTCGAGGACCCCGAGCTGGCCCGGATGGCCGACGCGATCGAGCGGCGGTCGGGCGCGCTGGCCGCGCTCGGGGAGAAGGCCGGCACCGTCGAGCGGCTCCTCGCCGACGGGGCGGCGAGCGCGGTCGCCGTCGACGAGCTCGTCGAGGGCGTCGTCGCCGAGACGCGCGAACGCGAGCCCGACGCGACCGTCGAGTTCGACGCGGAGCGGGACCCGGAGGCGGGAGGCGGCGAGCGCGCTTGGGGCTGGACCACCCGCGTGAGGGCCGACGCGCTCCGCGCGGTCGTCGAGAACACCGTCGAGAACGCCGTCGTCCACCACGACGGCGAGGGCGTCGAGCGCGCTGACGGCGGTCCGTGGGTCCGGGTGACGCTCGGGCGGGAGGGCGGCGGGGGTGGGGAGACGGACGGCCCCGCCCGGTTCCGCCTCACCGTCGCCGACGACGGCCCCGGCATCCCCGACCACGAGGTCGAGGCCGTCGAGTCCGGGCGGGAGACCGCGCTCGAACACGGCTCCGGGCTGGGACTGTGGGTGGTCGCGTGGGGGGCCGCAGCGGTCGGCGCCGACGTCGACTACGCCGAGCGCGAGCCGCGCGGGACGGCTGTGACGGTGTCGATACCGGTCGTAAACGAGGAGTGA
- the rio1 gene encoding serine/threonine-protein kinase Rio1: MSEEFVLLEPDDQPGDEWEQLDVSDTEADRIARRQDREFDEFRKRIKDTEQFKLQESVFDDATLAAVYKLVQDGYVDAFGGPVSTGKEASVFEALGGQAGERPEPGSAAAGGGPDGVTPEREVAVKVYRINSSNFRQMRDYLEGDPRFEGIASDKKAVVLAWTRKEFANLKRARKAGVRVPEPIAVQRNVLVMELVGHAEDRARRLNEVDVENPETAYEVVREYMRRLYRAGLIHGDLSEYNMIIHDGELVIIDLGQAVTVHHPNAGEFLQRDCENVATFFTREGIDVDPDDLRAYVTEPEPDPSGEPEPDPSGEPEPDPSGEPESGGEAGTEPNE; this comes from the coding sequence ATGAGCGAGGAGTTCGTCCTGCTCGAGCCCGACGACCAGCCCGGCGACGAGTGGGAACAGCTGGACGTCTCCGACACGGAGGCGGACCGGATCGCCCGCCGGCAGGACCGGGAGTTCGACGAGTTCCGCAAGCGGATCAAAGACACCGAGCAGTTCAAGCTCCAGGAGTCGGTGTTCGACGACGCGACGCTGGCAGCGGTGTACAAGCTCGTGCAGGACGGCTACGTCGACGCCTTCGGCGGGCCGGTGTCGACGGGGAAGGAGGCGAGCGTCTTCGAGGCGCTCGGCGGACAGGCGGGCGAGCGACCGGAACCGGGGTCGGCTGCCGCCGGCGGCGGGCCGGATGGCGTCACGCCGGAGCGCGAGGTCGCCGTGAAGGTGTACCGGATCAACTCCTCGAACTTCCGGCAGATGCGCGACTACCTCGAGGGCGACCCGCGGTTCGAGGGGATCGCGAGCGACAAGAAGGCGGTCGTGCTGGCGTGGACCCGCAAGGAGTTCGCGAACCTCAAGCGGGCGCGCAAGGCCGGCGTGCGCGTCCCCGAGCCGATCGCGGTCCAGCGGAACGTCCTCGTGATGGAGCTGGTCGGCCACGCCGAGGACCGCGCCCGGCGGCTGAACGAGGTCGACGTGGAGAACCCGGAGACCGCCTACGAGGTCGTCCGCGAGTACATGCGCCGGCTCTACCGCGCCGGCCTGATCCACGGCGACCTCTCGGAGTACAACATGATCATCCACGACGGCGAACTGGTGATCATCGACCTCGGGCAGGCCGTGACGGTCCACCACCCGAACGCCGGGGAGTTCCTCCAGCGGGACTGCGAGAACGTGGCGACCTTCTTCACCCGGGAGGGGATCGACGTCGACCCCGACGACCTCCGCGCGTACGTGACGGAACCGGAACCCGATCCGAGCGGGGAGCCAGAGCCCGACCCGAGCGGGGAGCCAGAGCCCGACCCGAGCGGGGAGCCGGAGTCGGGCGGGGAAGCTGGCACCGAGCCAAACGAGTAG
- a CDS encoding MFS transporter, which translates to MTHPEAGSASIEADALDDADVAAETGDGPPHPPAVANPRRALAVVIGVVFIDLVGFGIVIPILPFYVRSFGVSDAFIGLLAASYSLAQFLAAPTLGRLSDRIGRRPVLLASLATAGVAWVTFGYAGESGARFGTAAALGTLFASRTLAGAMGGNIAAAQAYVADITPRDRRAGALGLVGASFALGFVFGPAIGGLLAADPVVARADALFPAFVPATAYSLPSFAAAGMSFLAVGVGAAFLEEPRRTRPAGDADGARAGRTTAIGQFRDALASVALRPLTVAYFVVAVAFAGVQVMFIPYVADAFGYDATAAAFLLTYVGVLGAVNQGVLVGRLSRIVPSRTLVSAGSVVLGGALVAIPATGLVDRSLGDVALGGPTWLTLPLVALLVALAALSLGNALVNVSLATLVSASADDAEQGAAFGVTQGASSLGRTVGPPLMAVLYTVAVASPFLIGALLLVPVAVAFGRSAR; encoded by the coding sequence GTGACACACCCGGAGGCCGGCTCGGCGTCGATCGAAGCAGACGCCCTCGACGACGCCGACGTCGCGGCGGAAACCGGCGACGGCCCGCCGCATCCCCCCGCCGTCGCCAACCCGCGGCGCGCGCTCGCGGTCGTGATCGGCGTCGTGTTCATCGATCTCGTCGGCTTCGGGATCGTGATCCCCATCCTCCCATTTTACGTCAGATCCTTCGGCGTCAGCGACGCCTTCATCGGCCTGCTCGCGGCGTCGTACTCGCTCGCGCAGTTCCTCGCGGCGCCCACGCTCGGCCGGCTCTCGGACCGGATCGGGCGCCGACCCGTCCTCCTCGCGTCGCTGGCGACCGCCGGCGTCGCGTGGGTGACGTTCGGTTACGCCGGCGAGTCGGGCGCGCGGTTCGGGACCGCCGCGGCGCTGGGGACGCTGTTCGCCTCGCGGACGCTCGCCGGGGCGATGGGCGGCAACATCGCCGCCGCGCAGGCGTACGTCGCCGACATCACGCCGCGGGACCGGCGGGCGGGCGCGCTGGGGCTCGTCGGCGCCTCGTTCGCGCTCGGCTTCGTCTTCGGCCCGGCGATCGGCGGCCTGCTCGCCGCCGACCCCGTGGTGGCCCGCGCCGACGCCCTCTTCCCGGCGTTCGTGCCGGCGACGGCGTACTCCCTGCCGAGCTTCGCGGCGGCGGGGATGAGCTTCCTCGCGGTCGGCGTGGGGGCCGCCTTCTTGGAGGAGCCGAGGCGGACGCGGCCGGCGGGGGACGCGGACGGCGCCCGGGCCGGGCGGACGACCGCGATCGGCCAGTTCCGCGACGCGCTCGCCTCGGTCGCGCTCCGGCCGCTGACGGTCGCGTACTTCGTCGTCGCCGTCGCGTTCGCGGGCGTGCAGGTGATGTTCATCCCGTACGTCGCGGACGCGTTCGGCTACGACGCGACCGCGGCGGCGTTCCTGCTCACCTACGTCGGCGTCCTCGGCGCGGTGAACCAGGGTGTCCTCGTCGGGCGGCTCTCGCGGATCGTCCCCTCGCGGACGCTCGTCTCGGCCGGGTCGGTCGTCCTCGGCGGCGCGCTCGTCGCCATCCCTGCGACCGGGCTCGTCGACCGGTCGCTGGGGGACGTCGCTCTCGGCGGACCGACGTGGCTCACGCTCCCGCTCGTCGCGCTGCTCGTCGCGCTCGCGGCGCTCTCGCTCGGGAACGCGCTCGTGAACGTCTCGCTCGCGACGCTCGTCTCCGCGTCGGCCGACGACGCGGAACAGGGGGCCGCCTTCGGAGTGACGCAGGGCGCGTCGAGCCTCGGCCGGACCGTCGGCCCGCCCCTGATGGCCGTCCTCTACACCGTCGCCGTCGCGTCCCCGTTCCTGATCGGCGCGCTCCTCCTCGTGCCCGTGGCGGTCGCGTTCGGGCGGTCGGCGAGGTGA
- a CDS encoding DNA polymerase sliding clamp, giving the protein MFKAIVGASTFQDALDSVSVLVDECKIRLNEEELSIRAVDPANVGMVDLTLEAAAFESYEADGGVIGVNLARLEDIAGMANSGDLIHLELDEETRKLHIEIDGLSYTLALIDPDSIRQEPDIPDLDLAAEIVVEGAQIDRGIKAADMVSDHIRLRVDETDEAFFIEAEGDTDDVDLELTREDLIALTAGPADSLFSLDYLKDMNKAIPGDAEVTIELGEEFPVKLHYGFAEGLGHVTFMLAPRIQSD; this is encoded by the coding sequence ATGTTCAAGGCCATCGTGGGCGCGTCGACGTTTCAGGACGCGCTCGATTCGGTGAGCGTGCTGGTCGACGAGTGTAAGATCCGCCTGAACGAGGAGGAGCTCTCGATCCGCGCCGTCGACCCCGCCAACGTGGGTATGGTCGACCTGACGCTCGAAGCCGCGGCGTTCGAGTCGTACGAGGCCGACGGCGGCGTCATCGGCGTCAACCTCGCCCGTTTGGAGGACATCGCCGGCATGGCCAACTCCGGCGACCTGATCCACCTCGAACTCGACGAGGAGACCCGCAAGCTCCACATCGAGATCGACGGCCTCTCGTACACCCTCGCGCTCATCGACCCCGACTCCATCCGCCAGGAGCCGGACATCCCGGACCTCGACCTGGCCGCCGAGATCGTCGTCGAGGGCGCCCAGATCGACCGCGGGATCAAGGCCGCCGACATGGTCTCGGACCACATCCGCCTGCGCGTCGACGAGACCGACGAGGCGTTCTTCATCGAGGCCGAGGGCGACACCGACGACGTCGACCTCGAGCTCACCCGCGAGGACCTCATCGCGCTCACCGCCGGCCCCGCTGACTCCCTGTTCAGCCTCGACTACCTGAAGGACATGAACAAGGCGATCCCCGGCGACGCCGAGGTCACCATCGAGCTCGGCGAGGAGTTCCCCGTCAAGCTCCACTACGGGTTCGCCGAGGGGCTCGGGCACGTTACTTTCATGCTCGCCCCGAGAATACAAAGCGACTGA
- a CDS encoding phosphoglucomutase/phosphomannomutase family protein, with amino-acid sequence MDQISFGTDGWRATLDTFTDERVRIVGQAVADHLDAAGHDEPVAVGYDARETSEGFAESLAEVLAGNGFDVILPERDVPTPVIAYAIVDRGLAGACMVTASHNPPEYNGVKFIPHDGAPALPDVTEDVVDRLAEPDLLPEAERGEISRVDLVSAHADAARELVGADLDGLTVAYDAMHGSGRGVTDALLESAGAEVVRLRCERDVTFGGDSPEPSAEHLEALADRVTDPDSDVDLGVANDGDADRIAVVTPERGVLDANLFYAACYDRLLEDDAGPAVRTVSTTFLVDRIAEAHGEEVYETPVGFKWVAEAMGEHDALFGGEESGGFTLRGHVREKDGVLMSLLAAGTHAAEPFDERVDRLLDEHGHIAAGKVSLDCPDDRKAGVLDELEDHIPESVCGHGVAKVVTLDGFKLLLENGSWLLVRPSGTEPKLRVYAEADGEEAVDELLAEGREIVEPLI; translated from the coding sequence ATGGACCAGATCTCCTTCGGCACGGACGGCTGGCGGGCGACGCTCGACACGTTCACCGACGAGCGCGTGCGGATCGTGGGGCAGGCGGTCGCCGATCACCTCGACGCGGCGGGTCACGACGAGCCGGTCGCGGTCGGCTACGACGCCCGCGAGACCTCGGAGGGGTTCGCCGAGAGCCTCGCCGAGGTCCTCGCCGGCAACGGCTTCGACGTCATCCTCCCCGAGCGCGACGTCCCCACCCCGGTGATCGCGTACGCCATCGTCGACCGCGGGCTGGCGGGGGCCTGCATGGTCACCGCCTCGCACAACCCGCCCGAGTACAACGGCGTGAAGTTCATCCCGCACGACGGCGCGCCCGCGCTCCCGGACGTCACGGAGGACGTGGTCGACCGGCTCGCCGAGCCCGACCTCCTCCCCGAGGCCGAGCGCGGCGAGATCTCCCGTGTCGACCTCGTGAGTGCCCACGCGGACGCGGCCCGCGAGCTCGTGGGCGCCGACCTCGACGGGCTCACGGTCGCGTACGACGCGATGCACGGGAGCGGGCGCGGCGTCACCGACGCGCTCCTCGAGTCGGCCGGCGCCGAAGTCGTCCGGCTCCGCTGCGAGCGCGACGTGACGTTCGGCGGCGACTCGCCCGAACCGAGCGCGGAGCACCTCGAAGCCCTGGCCGACCGCGTCACCGACCCCGACAGCGACGTCGACCTCGGGGTTGCCAACGACGGCGACGCCGACCGGATCGCGGTGGTCACCCCCGAGCGCGGCGTGCTCGACGCGAACCTCTTCTACGCCGCCTGCTACGACCGGCTGCTGGAGGACGACGCCGGGCCCGCCGTCAGGACCGTCTCCACGACGTTCCTCGTCGACCGCATCGCCGAGGCGCACGGCGAGGAAGTGTACGAGACCCCGGTCGGCTTCAAGTGGGTCGCCGAGGCGATGGGGGAGCACGACGCGCTGTTCGGCGGCGAGGAGTCCGGCGGCTTCACCCTCCGCGGCCACGTCCGCGAGAAGGACGGCGTGTTGATGTCGCTGCTCGCCGCGGGCACCCACGCCGCGGAGCCGTTCGACGAGCGCGTAGACCGCCTCCTCGACGAGCACGGCCACATCGCGGCCGGCAAGGTGTCGCTCGACTGCCCGGACGATCGCAAGGCGGGCGTCCTCGACGAGCTGGAAGACCACATCCCCGAGTCGGTGTGCGGCCACGGGGTCGCGAAGGTCGTCACGCTCGACGGGTTCAAGCTCCTCTTAGAGAACGGCTCGTGGCTGCTCGTGCGCCCTTCCGGAACGGAGCCGAAGCTCCGGGTGTACGCCGAGGCCGACGGCGAGGAGGCGGTCGACGAGCTGCTCGCCGAGGGCCGCGAGATCGTCGAACCGCTGATCTGA
- a CDS encoding helix-turn-helix domain-containing protein, translating to MRLTVPTDFEILQILSNGRRNNAINIAAHLDKNRSYVNTRLPVLADYGLLDRVGPAPNSGLYEITEKGRIAASHRAEYEDDDVDFEALIERKLAEHAEE from the coding sequence ATGCGGTTGACTGTCCCCACTGATTTCGAGATCTTGCAGATCCTCTCGAACGGGAGGCGCAACAACGCCATCAACATCGCCGCCCATCTCGACAAGAACCGGTCTTACGTCAACACCCGCCTCCCGGTGTTGGCCGATTACGGGCTGCTGGACCGCGTCGGGCCGGCGCCGAACAGCGGGCTGTACGAGATCACGGAGAAGGGACGGATCGCGGCGAGTCACCGGGCGGAGTACGAGGACGACGACGTCGACTTCGAGGCGCTGATCGAGCGCAAGCTGGCGGAACACGCCGAGGAGTGA
- a CDS encoding NADPH-dependent FMN reductase — protein MTRIVAVSGSRSADSTTRAALNVALDAAADAGAETGMIDLGAVDLPLYHPDEDAQGDSEALTRRVREADGVIAGTPVYRGSYSSTFKNFHDFCGSTEYENTAVGLLATAGGGSYGGTLEHLRSTFRNVHAWTVPHEVGIRGASGVVDETGIRDDDVRRRTERLGRVVTDHAVRLRR, from the coding sequence ATGACTCGAATCGTCGCCGTCTCCGGGAGCCGGAGCGCGGACAGCACCACGCGGGCCGCGCTGAACGTCGCGCTCGACGCCGCGGCCGACGCCGGCGCGGAGACCGGAATGATCGACCTCGGCGCGGTCGACCTCCCGCTGTACCACCCGGACGAGGACGCGCAGGGCGACAGCGAGGCGCTGACGCGGCGGGTGCGCGAGGCCGACGGCGTGATCGCCGGGACCCCCGTCTACCGCGGCTCCTACTCGTCGACGTTCAAGAACTTCCACGACTTCTGCGGCTCCACGGAGTACGAGAACACCGCGGTCGGCCTGCTGGCGACCGCCGGCGGCGGCTCCTACGGCGGGACGCTCGAACACCTCCGGTCGACGTTCCGGAACGTCCACGCCTGGACCGTCCCCCACGAGGTCGGGATCCGCGGGGCGTCGGGCGTCGTCGACGAGACGGGGATCCGCGACGACGACGTTCGGCGGCGCACGGAGCGGCTCGGCCGGGTCGTCACGGATCACGCGGTGCGACTGCGTCGGTAG
- the hjc gene encoding Holliday junction resolvase Hjc, with translation MTTTVSANRKGDRRERELVNALDEAGFAVMRAPASGAATERELPDVLAGDGETFYAIEAKSSAGDPIYLTGEEVEALLFFARNFGAKARIAVRFDREDWYFFHPGDLYTTDAGSYRVKKETALADGTDFPEFVGETEKVTLGEVGEEGGGDGVDPELEERREILTAVRDGHMPVEDALDVL, from the coding sequence GTGACGACGACCGTGTCCGCTAACCGGAAGGGCGACCGCCGCGAGCGCGAGCTGGTGAACGCCCTCGACGAGGCCGGGTTCGCCGTGATGCGCGCGCCGGCCAGCGGCGCCGCGACCGAGCGGGAGCTCCCTGACGTGCTCGCCGGCGACGGCGAGACGTTCTACGCCATCGAGGCGAAATCGAGCGCGGGCGACCCGATCTACCTCACCGGCGAGGAGGTGGAGGCGCTCCTCTTCTTCGCGCGGAACTTCGGCGCGAAGGCGCGGATCGCGGTGCGGTTCGACCGCGAGGACTGGTACTTCTTCCACCCGGGCGACCTGTACACCACCGACGCGGGGTCGTACCGCGTGAAGAAGGAGACGGCGCTCGCCGACGGCACCGACTTCCCCGAGTTCGTCGGCGAGACGGAGAAGGTGACGCTCGGCGAGGTGGGCGAGGAAGGCGGAGGCGACGGGGTCGATCCCGAACTCGAAGAGCGCCGGGAGATCCTGACGGCGGTGCGGGACGGGCACATGCCAGTCGAGGACGCGCTCGACGTGTTATGA
- the thsA gene encoding thermosome subunit alpha — MIVLSEESQRTSGKDAQNMNITAGKAVAESVRTTLGPKGMDKMLVDSGGSVVVTNDGVTILKEMDIDHPAANMIVEVSETQEEEVGDGTTSAVVVAGELLDQAEELLDQDIHATTLAQGYRQAAEKAKEILEEDAIEVSEDDYDTLVEIAQTAMTGKGAENAKDLLAELVVDSVLAVKDDDGIDTENVSVEKVVGSSIDQSELVEGVIVDKERVDENMPFAVEDADVALFDGAIEVKETEIDAEVNVTDPDQLQQFLDQEEEQLREMVDHLVDIGADVVFVGDGIDDMAQHYLAQEGILAVRRAKSGDLNRLARATGGRVVSNLEDIESDDLGFAGSVAQKDIGGDERIFVEDVEEAKSVTLILRGGTEHVVDEVERAIEDSLGVVRTTLLDGQVLPGGGAPEAELALQLRDFADSVGGREQLAVEAFADALEVVPRTLAENAGLDPIDSLVDLRSRHDGGEFGAGLDAYTGDVIDMEAEGVVEPLRVKTQAIESATEAAVMILRIDDVIAAGDLKGGGSDDGGDEGGPGGAPGGMGGGMGGMGGMGGAM, encoded by the coding sequence ATGATCGTACTTTCTGAGGAGTCGCAGCGAACTTCCGGAAAGGACGCTCAGAACATGAACATCACGGCCGGCAAGGCGGTCGCGGAGTCCGTCCGCACCACGCTCGGCCCGAAAGGGATGGACAAGATGCTCGTCGACTCCGGCGGGTCCGTCGTCGTCACGAACGACGGCGTCACCATCCTGAAGGAGATGGACATCGACCACCCGGCGGCCAACATGATCGTCGAGGTAAGCGAGACGCAGGAGGAGGAGGTCGGCGACGGCACCACCTCCGCGGTCGTGGTCGCCGGTGAGCTCCTCGACCAGGCCGAGGAGCTCCTCGACCAGGACATCCACGCGACGACCCTCGCGCAGGGGTACCGTCAGGCCGCCGAGAAGGCCAAGGAGATCCTCGAGGAGGACGCCATCGAGGTCTCCGAGGACGACTACGACACGCTCGTCGAGATCGCCCAGACGGCGATGACGGGCAAGGGCGCCGAGAACGCGAAGGACCTCCTCGCCGAGCTCGTCGTCGACTCCGTCCTCGCGGTCAAAGACGACGACGGCATCGACACGGAGAACGTCTCCGTCGAGAAGGTCGTCGGCAGCTCGATCGACCAGTCCGAGCTCGTCGAGGGCGTCATCGTCGACAAAGAGCGCGTCGACGAGAACATGCCCTTCGCCGTCGAGGACGCGGACGTGGCGCTGTTCGACGGCGCCATCGAAGTGAAGGAGACGGAGATCGACGCCGAGGTCAACGTCACCGACCCCGACCAGCTCCAGCAGTTCCTCGACCAGGAAGAAGAGCAGCTCCGCGAGATGGTCGACCACCTCGTCGACATCGGCGCCGACGTCGTCTTCGTCGGTGACGGCATCGACGACATGGCCCAGCACTACCTCGCGCAGGAGGGCATCCTCGCCGTCCGCCGCGCGAAGTCCGGCGACCTGAACCGTCTCGCCCGCGCGACCGGCGGCCGCGTCGTCTCCAACCTCGAGGACATCGAGTCGGACGACCTCGGCTTCGCCGGCTCCGTCGCCCAGAAGGACATCGGCGGCGACGAGCGCATCTTCGTCGAGGACGTCGAGGAGGCGAAGTCCGTCACGCTCATCCTCCGCGGCGGCACCGAGCACGTCGTCGACGAGGTCGAGCGCGCCATCGAGGACTCGCTCGGCGTTGTCCGCACGACGCTGCTCGACGGGCAGGTCCTGCCCGGCGGCGGCGCCCCCGAGGCCGAGCTCGCGCTGCAGCTCCGCGACTTCGCCGACTCCGTCGGCGGCCGCGAGCAGCTCGCAGTCGAGGCGTTCGCCGACGCGCTGGAAGTCGTTCCGCGCACCCTCGCCGAGAACGCGGGTCTCGACCCCATCGACTCGCTGGTCGACCTCCGCTCCCGCCACGACGGCGGCGAGTTCGGCGCCGGTCTCGACGCCTACACGGGCGACGTGATCGACATGGAGGCCGAGGGCGTCGTGGAGCCGCTCCGCGTCAAGACCCAGGCCATCGAGTCCGCCACCGAGGCGGCCGTCATGATCCTCCGCATCGACGACGTCATCGCGGCCGGCGACCTCAAGGGCGGCGGCTCCGACGACGGCGGCGACGAGGGCGGCCCCGGCGGCGCGCCCGGCGGCATGGGCGGCGGCATGGGCGGCATGGGCGGCATGGGCGGTGCGATGTGA
- a CDS encoding KH domain-containing protein has protein sequence MQHVTVPQDRIGVVIGAGGETMREIEERANVRIDVDSESGSVAIEERDDPVAAMVAPDVIKAIGRGFTPETALSILDHDLRTLDLIDLSEHTRNDNDLQRKKGRIIGENGRTRELLEELSGANVVVYGSTVGAVGQPEELEVVRRAVGMLLDGAPHGAVYSYLERMSNELDDDVSFNAPG, from the coding sequence ATGCAACACGTGACGGTTCCGCAGGACCGTATCGGCGTCGTCATCGGCGCCGGCGGCGAGACGATGCGGGAGATCGAAGAGCGGGCGAACGTGCGGATCGACGTCGACTCGGAGTCGGGCAGCGTCGCCATCGAAGAGCGCGACGACCCCGTGGCCGCGATGGTCGCGCCGGACGTGATCAAGGCGATCGGACGGGGGTTTACCCCGGAGACGGCGCTGTCGATCCTCGACCACGACCTCCGGACGCTCGATCTGATCGACCTCTCGGAGCACACCCGGAACGACAACGACCTCCAGCGCAAGAAGGGTCGTATCATCGGCGAGAACGGACGGACCCGGGAGCTGCTGGAAGAGCTGTCGGGCGCGAACGTCGTCGTCTACGGATCGACGGTCGGCGCCGTCGGCCAGCCCGAGGAGCTGGAAGTGGTGCGTCGGGCCGTCGGGATGCTGCTGGACGGCGCCCCCCACGGCGCGGTGTACTCGTACTTAGAGCGGATGTCGAACGAGCTCGACGACGACGTGAGCTTCAACGCGCCGGGGTAA
- a CDS encoding lactate utilization protein, translating into MPQQKADYADDTTIDDALDQLPDDETVEAAVANLEANGFDVVVVDSADEALEAVEAQIPAGASVMNGHSTTLEEIGFDDLLSEGDHEWESLPDEIWGIDDDAERQAARRKAQTADYFLGGINAIAETGELVAADLSGSRVGAYPFAAGNVVIVSGANKIVPTLDDALDRLESVAYPLENERAQEAYGVESSIAKQLIYRQEAEEGRTTVVLVREQLGY; encoded by the coding sequence ATGCCACAGCAGAAAGCCGACTACGCAGACGACACGACGATCGACGACGCGCTCGACCAACTTCCCGACGACGAGACCGTCGAAGCGGCGGTCGCAAACCTCGAGGCCAACGGGTTTGATGTCGTCGTCGTCGACTCCGCGGACGAGGCGCTGGAGGCGGTCGAAGCGCAGATCCCCGCGGGCGCGTCCGTGATGAACGGTCACTCGACGACGCTGGAGGAGATCGGCTTCGACGACCTCCTGAGCGAGGGCGACCACGAGTGGGAGAGCCTCCCGGACGAGATCTGGGGCATCGACGACGACGCCGAGCGACAGGCCGCGCGCCGGAAGGCCCAGACGGCGGACTACTTCCTCGGCGGGATCAACGCGATCGCGGAGACGGGCGAGCTCGTCGCCGCCGACCTCTCCGGCAGCCGAGTCGGGGCGTACCCGTTCGCCGCCGGCAACGTGGTCATCGTCAGCGGCGCGAACAAGATCGTTCCCACCCTGGACGACGCGCTCGACCGGCTGGAGTCGGTCGCGTACCCGCTGGAGAACGAGCGCGCACAGGAGGCGTACGGGGTCGAGTCGTCGATCGCGAAGCAGCTCATCTACCGACAGGAAGCCGAGGAGGGTCGAACGACAGTCGTCCTCGTGCGCGAGCAGCTCGGGTACTGA